The DNA region TTACCTTGTATTCGGAGATTTCCCGCATCAGATCGTTTAGCTGCTCCACCATATAATTGAAGCTGTTGGTCAGCACCTGGTATTCATGGATGCCGGAGATTTGCGACGCTCTGGCCTCCAGATTGCCTTTGGCGACCCGTTCCATCCTCGTTTTCATATGCTTGATCGGGCCTACAAACTGAGACACCAGGAAAGGAATGATCAAAAGGATGCAAGCCCCAAGGATGGCCAAAGCGATCATCGTCGATAAAACCGCGGAGTTCAACCCTTTGGCCATCTCGGCATAAGGGACAACGGAAACGATATTCCACCCCGTATACTGCCATTCATAGACAGAAACCAGATAGGCTTCGCCGTTCCACGTTTGGGCGCCGGTGGCGTTTTCCGGATCCAAATTCAGTCCGCCGAGCGGCGTGTCTTTCCGCGCCTTGCCCACCCACTCCTTCTCGGGATGATTGACCACGATGTCTTCTTTCGACAACAGGAAGAAGTAGCCGCTTTTCCCCAGCCGGGATTTATCGAAGGCAGCGTCGATTTCGGTCAAAGAAAACTGCAGCACCAGCTTGCCGATCTGCGCCGTCGTTTGCGTGCTGTAAATCGGGATAATCATATCCATAACCAAGGGGCCGTTTTCGTTCAGGCGATGGGTAGGCAATACCGTAACTTCCCGGACGTCCTTAAACCAGGCTTCCATCATGCGCCGGTCTTCCGGGATATAGCTGTTGTTCAGCGGAAGAACCCGCCGGTCATTCGAAACGAGAAACATATTGTTGATTTCCCGAAAATTGAATGACACATAAGTGTTCATTTCCTTTTCAATTCCGGCGATATCCTCTACATGGGGAGTGTAGCCCTCGTTCAGCCATTTTTGCACCAGATCGGTGTTCAGCAGCGTGTTCGTCGATTTTTTCATTTGCCGGAAATAAAACTCCAGATGATGGTTCAGCCGTCCCGTGGCTTCTTCCGCGATCATCACGAATTCCTCTTTGACCGCTTTGCTGTAGAAATAGTGGGAAAATCCGGCTGTCAGGCACACCGACAAAAGGCTTAGCCCGAAAAACAGCGCGATCATTCTTTGCTTGATGGAACGCAAGGGAGAAAGATTGATATTCATAAGCCCAGGCTCCTGCGGTATTCACCCGGCGACTCGTCCGTCAGGTTCTTGAACAATCGGTTGAAGTAGGGCAAGGAGGAGAACCCGACCATATCGGCCACCTCGTAAACTTTCAGATCCGGTTCCAGCAGCAGCTGCTTTGCTTTCTCGATTCTGTATTTGTTCAAATAGTTGATAAAAGAGTCCCCGTAATGCTGCTTGAACAGCACGCAAAACCGGGAAACGCTAAGATCGGTATACTCCGCGATTTGCGCGAGCGTGATCTCCCTGGCGTAATTTTGCTGAACATATTCGCTCACCCGCTTGCCCAGAAAGCTTTTCCGGCCGGAGGAGGCCCCGTTCAAGCGGCGCGACCACTGCTCCAGCAAATGCGCAAAATGGGCTTGTGCCGCGGGTTTGCCCGTCGCCTCCCCGAGCTCCAGGTTTTGGTGATGCGGATCGATACTCCTTAGCTGCTCGTTCAGCTTGTCCGAGAAAATGCGGAGCAGTCCGTTTCGAATCCCCGGATTCGCAGCCTTCACCTTATAGATGAAACCAAGGATCCGGCCGGCTTCAGAAACCAAACGTTGATGATCCCACACTTCCATCACGCCCAGAAATTCCTGAATCTGATGGAGAGGCTCGTACAGGTGCACGGAGCTCTGCAGCCGTTCCAAAGAGCGCAGCAAGGCTTGTCTCAAATCCTCGGCCACGACCGGTTTCAGCAAATATTCCGTCGCTCCGTACCGGATCGCCTGCCGGGCATAGGCAAAGTTCTCGTAGCCGCTGATCACGATCGGAACGATGCCCAGCTTGTATTCATCACATTTGCCGAGCAGAGACAACCCGTCGAGCTCCGGCATGACGATATCGGTGATAATGACGTTCGGCCACACTTCGTTGATCAGATTCCAGGCCTCCATTCCGTCGCTGGCCTGGGCCACGACTTTGAAATCAAGCCCAAACCGCTCGATCATCTCCACGATCCCGTTGCGAATCCAAACTTCATCCTCGGCAACCAATACATGGAACATATGCATCCCCCGGAGTAGTTTATAATCTCTTCATTAACTGACTATAGCAAAGATAATTTCATATTAGAATAAAGAACAGGAGTTTTCCCGCTGTATAAATCTAGTAAAAGCGCTTTACTTGAATACTTTTTATTATTTTGACATTATTTAGACTGAATGATATCTTTGAAATAATCATAGAATTAAACATAAGACAGGGGGGATCGCTTTGTCGGGAAACTGCATGACAACCCGCCATTCCAACATCGGCGTGATGTGGAAAACCGTGTCGGAGGACTGCAATCTGGCGTGCGATTATTGTTATTACAGCACCTGCGGCGGTAAGCCGGGGCCAAAAATCAACCGGATCGATTCCGCCATTTTGGATAAATTCATCAAGAATTACATGGAGCACAGCCAAGGCGCCGCCAACTTTGCCTGGCAAGGCGGGGAACCGCTGCTGGCCGGGCTGGAGTTTTTCGAGGAAGTCGTTTATCGGCAAGCCCTGCACGCCCCGCCGCATACGATCATCAGCAACTCGCTGCAGACGAACGCCACGCTGATCAATGACCGCTGGGCTTCATTTTTTAAAACCTATAATTTTCTGATCGGCGTGAGCCTCGACGGCCCCAAGGAGATTCATGACGCCCGCCGGGTGACTTCCAAGGGCAAAGGCAGCTTCGACCGGGTTATGGCCGGCATCGAGCATTTGCGGAAGCACCAGGTCGATTTTAATATTTTGACGGTGATCCATAAAGGAAACGTAGGCAAAGCCAAGGAACTGATGGCGTTTTACCGGGAGCACGGCTTCGACTACGTCCAGTTCATCCCCTGCATGGATTTCCGTTCCCAGCAAGTGGACCAGCCCGGTGTCTACGAAATTACGCCGGGGGAATACGGCGACTTCCTCTGCGAAGTGTTCGACGAGTGGTACAATGGCGGCGACCCGCAGGTTTCCGTACGCTTCTTCGATAACATGCTGAGCGTTTACATTAACCGCGAAGCGGAGCTGTGCGTGCATCGGGCGGCATGTCCGACGAGCCTCGTGCTTGAGCAAAACGGCGATGCTTTTCCGTGCGATTTCTTCATCAATGAACAGTGGACCGTCGGCAATGTGGCCAGCGCTTCCATCGCCGACATGCTGGCCCATCCGAACTACGAGCGCTTCCACCGGATGAAGCCGGCTTTGCCGGACAAATGCCGGTCTTGCGAATGGCAGCGTTTATGCTACGGCGGCTGCCCGCGGAACCGTAAATGGAACGCTGAGGGAACCGAGTCCGCTCCGGATTTCTTCTGCCAAAGCTATAAGCAGATTTATGCCCATGCTCATGAGCAAATGCAGGAAATGGGCGATAAGCTGCGCAAGGAGCTTTACAGCCACAATTTGCAGCGCTATTTCGCCGGCAAAGCTCCAGGCCGCAACGAGCCTTGCCCTTGCGGCAGCGGCAAGAAGCATAAGGCGTGCTGCGGTGCGATCTAACCTTTGAAAATAATAGGAACAGGAGCTGAATCCACGGCTCCTGTTTCTTTTACACATCCTTCCTCATGACAGGCAGTAGTACGATCCTTTATAATGAAACCATTACTTTTAGAAAGCGCTTACCGTCGGTTAATCACTTCCGGTAAACCAACCAAAGGAGCCGTCCCTATGACTCTTCTGCTGTTGTTCCTAATGGGGTCAGCCCTCATCTTGTTTGTCACCAAAGCCCGCAGCCCTGCCGCCTACTGGATGGCTTGCGTGCTGTTCGGCTGGTTTCTGAGCATGTCCGGGTTGGTCCTGTTTCTGGCCAAGTACGGCGGATTTTATTTCAAGGTCAATCGAGTATTGTTCTTTAATGAAGCGATCCGCAACGTGCTGCTGCACTCCCCGCTGCAAATCGGGGACATCAGCCGCATGATTACGATCGGGCGGTCCGTGTTTATTTTCGGTTTGCTCAGCCTTGCGATCACGCTTTATTTGAACAAGCCGTTCAAAAAATTATGGAAGTATATTGCGCTGAACAGCCTCCTTCCCCTCCTCAACATCGTGTTCTACGACCCCGTCGTTTATAAATGGATATTGAACACGGTCGAGCGAAAGTACACGTTCGTCATCGGCTGGGTCACCCGGGGGTGGATCGTATTATCGGCGCTGGTCGCCTTCTTTTTGATTTTGCGGAGATATCGAAACATCACGATTCCCTGGATCAAAAAACAAATCAGTTTTATTCTGCTCGGCCTGCTTGGGCTGAACGGATTTTATTTCTACCTCGGCTTCATGGGGCCTTTGCAGGTGACGGATATCCGGACCTATTATGTGCTTTACTCCGATTTTTCGAATTTTAATCCGCCGCTCAATTTGTTCGAATGGTATTTCAGCATCTTGTTTACGGGCGGCGTTTCGCTCGTCAGCCTGCTGGCCATCTGGCGTTATACAAGGGTCGAAAAAAATATGGGGAAGCTCGATTTGCGCCTGGAACGGAAACTCAAAACCGCCGACATGGGCACAAAAATTTTTACCCACGCCTTGAAAAACCAGCTCCTTACGCTGCAGGTGTTGAATAAAAAGATGGAACAAACGGCCAGGCTCAGGGAAGAGCGTTCCGGCGCCGATTCGCAGTTGCTCCAGCAACTCGAGCAGTCGGGAGCGATCATCCACCATACCCTGGACCGGCTCGACCAGCTGTACAAGTCGTTCAAAACGAATTTTCTCCAGCTGCGGCCCGTTTCCGCAGGCGCTTTTATGGAGGAACTGCTCGGCAGTCTCAAAGGGATACCCGATTCGATTCGCATCGAATACGAAGCGCCGGAGGACGACCCGAAAATATTGGCGGATGCCGGCCACCTGTCCGACGCCCTTCACAATGTTATCGTCAATGCCGTCGAGGCCATCGACAGCCAACAGGGAGGACGGGTGCGGATTGAAGCGTATTCCGAGGAAAAGTGGCTGGTCATTCGGATGATCGATAACGGCAGCGGAATCGAGCCGGAGCAGCTGGGGGAGATCTTCGACCCCTTTTACACCAGCAAAAACACGAATCGCAATTGGGGGCTGGGCCTCTCCTACACCAAGCAGGTCGTTAGCGGCCACTTCGGCTATATCGACGTAACCAGCGCTCCCGGAGCCGGAACGACGTTTCAGATATTTTTGCCGATCTATATCACCGATTAAAATCCGCCGCAAAGAAAGGGAGCTCTCGTATGCAAAAACAACCCGGATCAATGATCATTCGCGTTCTCGTCGTCGAGGATTTCGACATTCTGAACGAGCATTTCCGTTTGATGGTGGACACCGCGGAAGACATGGAGCTCGTCGGCCACGCCTTCAGCGGCAAAGCCGCCTGCGATATGGTCGAGCGGCTTAAGCCGGATGTCGTGCTTATGGACATCGAAATGGATTTCAAGCACGACGGCATCCTCGCCGCCAAAAAAACGATTCAGACGTATCCGGACGTGCGGATCATTTTTTTGACCGTACACGAGGACGATGAAACGGTGTTCAGCGCCTTCGATTCCGGGGCGGTGGATTATGTGCTGAAAACCGCGGAGGAACACGAGATCCTGGACAGCATCCGCATGGCCTACAACGGCTCGTCTCCGATCCGCCCGGAAATCGCTTATAAAATCAGAAACGAGTTCAGGCGCATCCGCCATAACCAGGAGTCGCTGCTGGATTCCATCAATGTTTTATCCCAGTTGACCCCGACGGAAATGGAAATCATCGATTTGCTGCTAAAACACAAAAAGATCTCCGAAATCGCCGCCGAACGTCAAGTCGAAATGTCGACGATCAAATCGCAGATCAATATTTTGCTCAAAAAATTCAACAAGTCGCGGACGAAGGAAATCGTCAACCTGATCAACGAGATGGGAGCCGTTCCGTTTTTCCGCCAAGTGAACAAAGGGGACAGGGCCGCCCGCTAAGGCGTCCTGTCCCCTTTTACCTGCGGAGCTTATTTTTTCACGGCATTCAGGAAAGTATCTTTGCTGACGAATTGTTCCGCGGGAACGACTTCCGTCATTTTGCCGTTGTCGACGAACAAACTCTCCAGGCTTTCAAACCAGGTATACACCGTGTTGTCCTCGAAATGCTTGACCATCTCTTCCGTCGTCAACCACTGCGTAGTTTCGATTTGCATGCTTAACGAATCTTCGGGCACTTGCGTGAATTCGCTGGTGAGCTTGACCGCTTCTTCCAGGTTGGCGATGCGGTAATCGTTCGCTTTGGAGAACGCGCTCAAAAACTTCTCGACCAGGTCCGGATGCTCTTCCAAAAACGCGGGCCTTACCACCCAGCTTTGCGGGAACACATAGTCCGGGAAAAACGTCTCGTTATTGCCCAGCACTTTGATGTTTTCTTTTCCGACTTGCTTTTCGATCTCGGCCGTATAGGGGGACCAGATCGCAACCGCGTCGACTTTTTTGGACACGAAAGCGGATACGGCTCCGGCCACGTCCATATTCATGATATTAACGTCTTCGGGTTTAAGCGAGGCGGACTTGAGTCCCAGGTTCAGGATCATCTCGCCGGACGTTCCTTTCGGCACGCCGACCGTTTTTCCTTTCAGATCCGCCCAGCTGTCGATGCCGGAATCGGCTCTGGTCAGCACGGCATCACCCGTATTCAGGCTGTCGACGGTGATGATTTTGCCTTGGCCTTGGGCGGCGAGAAACGTTGCTCCGGGACCGATATACGCGATGTCGATGTCGCCCGAAGCCATCGCCTGAAACTCCGGCGGACCGCTCAAGAATTTCACCGCATTGACTTTAATTCCCGCTTCTTCGAAGAAGCCCTTCTCTTCGCCGATGACGATCGGCGTTGCGCCGTGCATATCCGGCATATACGCTACGTTGATCGCGGGCGTCTCGCCCGATGCCCCCGGCGGTTGATTTTCAGTTCCAGCGCCTGTTCCCGCGCCTGTTCCCGCGCCCGTTCCCGCTTGCCCGGATGAACAAGCCGAGGCGATCAGCGTCAGACCGAGCAGCGATGCCATCATTAAAACGCTTACTTTTTTCATAGGTGAATCCCCCTTATTTTTTGACATCCATATATTCTTTGTAAACCTTCGACCAAATCTCGTTTTTGATTTCGACGAAGCGGTCCGACAATTTGGTTTCCTGCGTCCGCGGGTATGGAATGTCGACATCGATCATTTCCTTGATCCGGCCCGGCCTTGCGCTCATAATAATGACGCGCTGCGCCAGAATAACCGCCTCTTCCACGTCGTGCGTGATAAAAAAGATGGTGCGCTTTTCCTTCTCCCACGTTTTCAGCAGTTCCTCCTGCAGCTGCGCCCGCGTCTGCGCATCCAGGGCGCCGAACGGCTCGTCCATCAGCAGCACTTCGGGCTCCACGGCATACGCTCTGGCAATCGCCACCCGCTGCTTCATACCCCCCGACAGTTCCTTCGGATAGGCGTTGGCAAAGTCTTTCAGCCCCACCAGCTCCAGATACTTTTCGGCTCGCTCTCTGCGCTCCTTGGCCCCCAAGCCTCTAAGCTTCAAGCCGAATTCCACATTTTTCAGCACGGTTTTCCAGGGAAACAAGGCGTACTGCTGGAAGACGACTCCCCGTTCCTTGCCCGGGCCGGTGACGATCCGGTTCTCCACCTTTACGGTGCCGGTCGTTGCGTTTTCAAGCCCGGCGATGATGTTGAGCAGCGTCGTTTTGCCGCAGCCGCTGGGCCCGACGACGCAGACGAATTCGTTTTGGCCGATCGCAAGCTGCGTGTTTTGCAGGGCGGTGACAGGGCCGGATCGCCCCTGATACACTTTGGACAGATTATCGATTTCGATTTTCGGCGTCTTTTCCGCGATTGCGTTCATGATTTTCTCAACTCCTGCCAACCCGTTAGTTTTTTCTCCAGGAACAAAACGACTTTGTCCATGGCCAGACCGATGATCCCGATGATGATAATGCCCAGGATGATAATGTCCATGCGGAAGTACAAGCCCGCTTCCATGATCATGTTGCCGATTCCCTTGTTCGCTCCGGTCAGTTCCGCCGCAACCAGCGTCGTCCAGGCGCTGGCCAACCCTAAGCGCACGCCGACCAGAATATAGGGGAACGAGGCGGGGACCACGACTTCGAAGAAAATGTCTTTGTCGCCCGCGCCCAGCACTTTCGCCGCCTTGATCAGCGTAGGATCCACGCTCACGACGCCCTGAAAGATCGAAATCACCATAACCAGGAAGGTCGCGACGAAAATGATCGACAGCTTCGCCCCCTCGCCCACGCCCTGGACGACAATGACCAGCGGAATCAGCGCGATCGGGGGAATCGTGCGGAAAAACTGAATCCACGGCTCGACGATCATGCGGACCGGCTTGTACCAGCCCATCAGGAAAGCGACGGGGATGGCCGCCGCCAGTCCCAGCACAAACCCGCCCAGAACCCGAAACAGACTGGCATAAATATTGGTCCACAGCCTGCCGCTGGAAAGCTCCTGTATAAAGGTTTTCACGATCGTAACCGGGTCGGATACGATCGCTCCGACCGACGGAATTCTGGAGATGAGCGCCCAAAAGGCGATTCCAACGGCGAAGGACAACAGGATGATCACACCGCCCGGAATTTGGCTCCAGGTCTTCCGGGGGCCCTCCGCCTGCCGGACGGCTTGGCTTTCGATTTTGGTTGTTTTTGTCGTCATATCGAACAAACCTTTCTATACTGTTCTCGTAGGGCCGAAGTTTATGCCTTTATGCCGAGCCGTAAGCCGATTCCAGCGTTTCATGCGAATACTTTGCCGCGAGCTCCTTGGCGTCTTCGTAGTACCCTTCGTCATGCAGCCGCTTGACCCACTGGCTCACGGTGACATATTTGAACGGTCCGGTCCGGATCACCTTTTGCAGCGGGTCGGTCTTGCCGCCCGGTTTTCCCGCATGCTCATGCAGCCAGTTCATCAGGCGGTGATCCATTTCCCGGACGACGTCCGGATGCTCGCCGGCGACATTCGCCGTCTGATACGGGTCGTTTTCCATATTGTAAAGCGCCACGGGATCGTAGCGGTAAAGCCCCTCGTGATAGGTGCGCATATAGTACCATTTTTTGTCCCTGACCGCCCGCTGGCAAGCGTACAAGGCGTGGTCCATCACCAGATGGTCCCGGCCCGGCCAGGCTTCGCCCTTCAAAGCGGGGAGGAACGACTGGCCGTCCCAGCCTTCCGGTACCGGCAAACCGACCATGTCGGTAATCGTGGCGATCACGTCCACGTTGTAGGCAAGCCCGTCCGCGATCGTGCCGGGTTTCGTCACTCCGGGCGCCTTGATGATCAGCGGGATATGGTGAACCGACTCCGAGGCGTTGGCGTGCTCCATGTAAATGCCGTGCTCGCCAAACGATTCGGCGTGATCCGCGCTGATGACGAAGCATACCTCATCCTCGATCCCCATCTCCCGCAGCGTCTCCATGATCTCCCCGATGCAGCGGTCCATGTAGCTGATGCCGCCGTCGTAACCGTCGATCAGCCGGATGAAATCCTCCCGGTCCCGGATTCGCTCGGGCATCGTCTCCGGAATACGGCTTGCCGTATGCAGAAGAGCTGCCGAGCGCGGAAACCGGTCCGCCTGGTGCTTTTCGATCGTTGCGGCATCGGGAAACGCTTTTGCCGGGACGTCCTTCCACTGATCCGCATATTCCTTCGGATATGTGTACATCGTATGCGGGTCCCAATACTGGATATGGAGGAAAAAGTTTTCCTCGTGCGCATGCGCCTTGATCCAGGGAATAACCGCCGCATTCACCTCGTGCGCATCTTCGTTGCCTTCTTTCAGCGAATGGGTGTGCACCTCGTTCCAACCGGCGAAATACCACCAGGCATGGTGCCGGTCGCCGAAGGAGGAAAACGTCACCGTCTTGTACCCGGCCTCGCGCAAATAACGCGTAAAAAACGGAACCGTCCGGCTGTGGCCGTCCCCGTCGGGATAATCGAAATCGCAGCCCGGCCCCCAGTGGGTCAGCGCCCCGTGGTTGATGCCGAAACGTCCCGACATAAAGCTGGCCCGCGAAGGCACGCAAGGCGACGACGCGGTGTAGCAACCGTTAAAGCGGGCCCCCTCCGCCGCGATCCGGTCGATGTGCGGCGTCGTGTTTCTTTCGTATCCGTAGCACCCCATATGGTCGGGCCGGAGCGAATCGATATCAAAATAAATAATTCTCACCCGTGTTCCCCCCGTTCGTTTTTTTGAGAGCAGCGCTTCCTTCAATTTTATTGAATGCGCTTTCAATTAGGATTATAAAGACTCGTCGCGGATAAAATAAGTTTGAACTTTTTTCAAACCTTTTTTCGGCCGAGCCGGTCACTTAACTTATAACTCAACTTTCGCAGAACCAAAATCTGCTTAGCCGCTGATTGCTGTGTAGACGGAGTACGAACCGCTTTCTATTTATTTCGCCTGGTCAGATGGCGGGCAAAAGTAATGTTTGACCGGCCCCACTCTGACCATTAATTGCAAATCATACAACTAACTTTATATCCATTTACCTAATCATTCGTTTAATTGCATTTCATACATCTATTTCCTCGTATTTTTGCCTTTTCTTCAAAAGATAGCGGAGTAATTGCAGGTTTTACATTTAATCAAGCGCTGTGGTAGCATTTGCGGATAAGTAACTGTACTTTTTGCAACTATTCCATTCAACAATAGACCAGGAAAGCTGGAATAGGAAGCAAGGGCGCTCGGGTGGGCGATCGCTTTACTACAACTACTGGATCTATCCATGAAGTCACCTCGAAAACCGAATAGGCCTGGGTCGCCCCATCCGTGAGGATAGTTTGACACCCAGGCCCTTCCCCGAACCAGACGTCCGCATTTCGGCGGATCCGGCTCTCCATCGTTTTACAATATTAGCTTTGCGTCGGATCATTCATTTCATCAAAGTATTTTACGCCCCACAACAGATGGTTTTCCATTTTTGTGAGCGCAGACGGCAAGTCTCTGTTTTTAATACTGCGGAAAATATCCAGATGTTCTTGATGGCTAATTTCCATGCTTCTACGCCGCCAGCCCTTGCTTGTGATATCGCGCCAAAGCTCATGGACTAAACTTTGCATCATGATTAATATACGGTTTCCCGCCATTTCGGCCAACAATTGTTCGAAGGCAAAATGTTGGGCGGAATCTTGCTCAACCGAGGTTAAGTAGGATTCAATTTTATCCAACATGATGGGAGTGGCCCTTTTTACGGCCAGCCGGATAATTTCCAACTCGATCGCCACTCTTGTTTCCATAATTTCTTCAACAAGGATCCGTTTATTGTAAAGTTGTCCCTGGATCGGAAGCAGAAGCGATGCCAAATTGATTTCCTTCACATAACATCCCGATCCTTGCCGGACCTCGATGATTCCTAATGCTTTCAATCCGCTTAACGCCTCACGAACCGAACTTCTCCCCACGCCAAAGTGTTCCGACAGTTCCCGTTCTGTGGGAAGTTTATCTCCGCTTTTATAATCTTTTTGTAAGATAAAATTGTATAAGATTTTAGAAAACGGAACTTTTTCTGAACCGGAAAAATGTTCAGCCATGTTGTTCTCCCATTAATAATATTTTCATAATAATGCAAGTATAACATCTTACTATTAATGAGGGAATAGGAACGGCTATTAAGCGCTTACAACTTAGGCTTCTGTAATTTAAATCTTTCAATTTTACCTACAATAAACAAATAACATAAAATTGCCGCCAGAGCATGGATCCCAACGTAGACAAGCGCTAAATTAAAGGACCCCGTTCCTTGAATAATG from Paenibacillus macerans includes:
- a CDS encoding anaerobic sulfatase maturase, producing MSGNCMTTRHSNIGVMWKTVSEDCNLACDYCYYSTCGGKPGPKINRIDSAILDKFIKNYMEHSQGAANFAWQGGEPLLAGLEFFEEVVYRQALHAPPHTIISNSLQTNATLINDRWASFFKTYNFLIGVSLDGPKEIHDARRVTSKGKGSFDRVMAGIEHLRKHQVDFNILTVIHKGNVGKAKELMAFYREHGFDYVQFIPCMDFRSQQVDQPGVYEITPGEYGDFLCEVFDEWYNGGDPQVSVRFFDNMLSVYINREAELCVHRAACPTSLVLEQNGDAFPCDFFINEQWTVGNVASASIADMLAHPNYERFHRMKPALPDKCRSCEWQRLCYGGCPRNRKWNAEGTESAPDFFCQSYKQIYAHAHEQMQEMGDKLRKELYSHNLQRYFAGKAPGRNEPCPCGSGKKHKACCGAI
- a CDS encoding ABC transporter permease translates to MTTKTTKIESQAVRQAEGPRKTWSQIPGGVIILLSFAVGIAFWALISRIPSVGAIVSDPVTIVKTFIQELSSGRLWTNIYASLFRVLGGFVLGLAAAIPVAFLMGWYKPVRMIVEPWIQFFRTIPPIALIPLVIVVQGVGEGAKLSIIFVATFLVMVISIFQGVVSVDPTLIKAAKVLGAGDKDIFFEVVVPASFPYILVGVRLGLASAWTTLVAAELTGANKGIGNMIMEAGLYFRMDIIILGIIIIGIIGLAMDKVVLFLEKKLTGWQELRKS
- a CDS encoding response regulator transcription factor — translated: MQKQPGSMIIRVLVVEDFDILNEHFRLMVDTAEDMELVGHAFSGKAACDMVERLKPDVVLMDIEMDFKHDGILAAKKTIQTYPDVRIIFLTVHEDDETVFSAFDSGAVDYVLKTAEEHEILDSIRMAYNGSSPIRPEIAYKIRNEFRRIRHNQESLLDSINVLSQLTPTEMEIIDLLLKHKKISEIAAERQVEMSTIKSQINILLKKFNKSRTKEIVNLINEMGAVPFFRQVNKGDRAAR
- a CDS encoding helix-turn-helix domain-containing protein — translated: MFHVLVAEDEVWIRNGIVEMIERFGLDFKVVAQASDGMEAWNLINEVWPNVIITDIVMPELDGLSLLGKCDEYKLGIVPIVISGYENFAYARQAIRYGATEYLLKPVVAEDLRQALLRSLERLQSSVHLYEPLHQIQEFLGVMEVWDHQRLVSEAGRILGFIYKVKAANPGIRNGLLRIFSDKLNEQLRSIDPHHQNLELGEATGKPAAQAHFAHLLEQWSRRLNGASSGRKSFLGKRVSEYVQQNYAREITLAQIAEYTDLSVSRFCVLFKQHYGDSFINYLNKYRIEKAKQLLLEPDLKVYEVADMVGFSSLPYFNRLFKNLTDESPGEYRRSLGL
- a CDS encoding sulfatase family protein; the protein is MRIIYFDIDSLRPDHMGCYGYERNTTPHIDRIAAEGARFNGCYTASSPCVPSRASFMSGRFGINHGALTHWGPGCDFDYPDGDGHSRTVPFFTRYLREAGYKTVTFSSFGDRHHAWWYFAGWNEVHTHSLKEGNEDAHEVNAAVIPWIKAHAHEENFFLHIQYWDPHTMYTYPKEYADQWKDVPAKAFPDAATIEKHQADRFPRSAALLHTASRIPETMPERIRDREDFIRLIDGYDGGISYMDRCIGEIMETLREMGIEDEVCFVISADHAESFGEHGIYMEHANASESVHHIPLIIKAPGVTKPGTIADGLAYNVDVIATITDMVGLPVPEGWDGQSFLPALKGEAWPGRDHLVMDHALYACQRAVRDKKWYYMRTYHEGLYRYDPVALYNMENDPYQTANVAGEHPDVVREMDHRLMNWLHEHAGKPGGKTDPLQKVIRTGPFKYVTVSQWVKRLHDEGYYEDAKELAAKYSHETLESAYGSA
- a CDS encoding sensor histidine kinase; this encodes MTLLLLFLMGSALILFVTKARSPAAYWMACVLFGWFLSMSGLVLFLAKYGGFYFKVNRVLFFNEAIRNVLLHSPLQIGDISRMITIGRSVFIFGLLSLAITLYLNKPFKKLWKYIALNSLLPLLNIVFYDPVVYKWILNTVERKYTFVIGWVTRGWIVLSALVAFFLILRRYRNITIPWIKKQISFILLGLLGLNGFYFYLGFMGPLQVTDIRTYYVLYSDFSNFNPPLNLFEWYFSILFTGGVSLVSLLAIWRYTRVEKNMGKLDLRLERKLKTADMGTKIFTHALKNQLLTLQVLNKKMEQTARLREERSGADSQLLQQLEQSGAIIHHTLDRLDQLYKSFKTNFLQLRPVSAGAFMEELLGSLKGIPDSIRIEYEAPEDDPKILADAGHLSDALHNVIVNAVEAIDSQQGGRVRIEAYSEEKWLVIRMIDNGSGIEPEQLGEIFDPFYTSKNTNRNWGLGLSYTKQVVSGHFGYIDVTSAPGAGTTFQIFLPIYITD
- a CDS encoding cache domain-containing sensor histidine kinase is translated as MNINLSPLRSIKQRMIALFFGLSLLSVCLTAGFSHYFYSKAVKEEFVMIAEEATGRLNHHLEFYFRQMKKSTNTLLNTDLVQKWLNEGYTPHVEDIAGIEKEMNTYVSFNFREINNMFLVSNDRRVLPLNNSYIPEDRRMMEAWFKDVREVTVLPTHRLNENGPLVMDMIIPIYSTQTTAQIGKLVLQFSLTEIDAAFDKSRLGKSGYFFLLSKEDIVVNHPEKEWVGKARKDTPLGGLNLDPENATGAQTWNGEAYLVSVYEWQYTGWNIVSVVPYAEMAKGLNSAVLSTMIALAILGACILLIIPFLVSQFVGPIKHMKTRMERVAKGNLEARASQISGIHEYQVLTNSFNYMVEQLNDLMREISEYKVKEVELQLRQSVATVRALQNQINPHLLYNTLDIIKSIAYLEDVPLIEKIAHNLADVYRYASKGSDQEVTLREELSVLIKYLDIVHIRYPKKFESSVRVNEKFMECPIIKLTIQPIVENAVKYAVEAKGGNATIIVNAYDEGCDLVVEIADNGPGIPEARLAELRGQFRGSSSAEDTFRGESIGLANVHARLRLKYGEPYGISVHSFPRRGSVVSIRIPFGNGNENETGDAVRTGKKCE
- a CDS encoding aliphatic sulfonate ABC transporter substrate-binding protein — its product is MKKVSVLMMASLLGLTLIASACSSGQAGTGAGTGAGTGAGTENQPPGASGETPAINVAYMPDMHGATPIVIGEEKGFFEEAGIKVNAVKFLSGPPEFQAMASGDIDIAYIGPGATFLAAQGQGKIITVDSLNTGDAVLTRADSGIDSWADLKGKTVGVPKGTSGEMILNLGLKSASLKPEDVNIMNMDVAGAVSAFVSKKVDAVAIWSPYTAEIEKQVGKENIKVLGNNETFFPDYVFPQSWVVRPAFLEEHPDLVEKFLSAFSKANDYRIANLEEAVKLTSEFTQVPEDSLSMQIETTQWLTTEEMVKHFEDNTVYTWFESLESLFVDNGKMTEVVPAEQFVSKDTFLNAVKK
- a CDS encoding ABC transporter ATP-binding protein — protein: MNAIAEKTPKIEIDNLSKVYQGRSGPVTALQNTQLAIGQNEFVCVVGPSGCGKTTLLNIIAGLENATTGTVKVENRIVTGPGKERGVVFQQYALFPWKTVLKNVEFGLKLRGLGAKERRERAEKYLELVGLKDFANAYPKELSGGMKQRVAIARAYAVEPEVLLMDEPFGALDAQTRAQLQEELLKTWEKEKRTIFFITHDVEEAVILAQRVIIMSARPGRIKEMIDVDIPYPRTQETKLSDRFVEIKNEIWSKVYKEYMDVKK